A stretch of the Streptomyces sp. WMMB303 genome encodes the following:
- the lanKC gene encoding class III lanthionine synthetase LanKC, translating to MDKRYEIFCLADPYFYETPDRLSDSASRAATDDAGRRSDESAADRSADPGAFPVACRPVPAGWRQTRSGDWLELRPVAGEFPLQGWKIHASATLDNADEIGTAIWDHCVPRGIPFKFVPHRTLLYLRNAKYAGRGTSGKFATIYPADEKQLEDILRELGESLAGRPGPYILTDLRWRTGPLYVRYGGFAPRFCVDGQGRLVPAVEDAQGRLVPDRKDPAFRVPEGVTLPAFLQPELAARDAATVRDLPYRIERALHFSNGGGVYGGVDTRDGSRVVLKEARPHAGLAADGADAVARLEREKAALDRLAGLPVVPAVRDWFELDGHRFLVMEELAGQTLNSFFARRHPLLSSDPDPEALARHTEWALRMHRLVEDVVAAVHERGIVFNDLHMFNIMVAPDEQSVALLDFEAAAPAEDDPRQIVAHPGFIAPADRARYEIDRYALACLRLALFVPMTTLLAVDRSKAAHLAEIAAEQFPGIPREFLAEAVATIEGTGTGSTPAAPFGTRSPAAPAPEDWPAARDAMVRAILASATPERDDRLFPGDVAQFNDGGGLGLAHGAAGVLHALAETGAARFPEGEEWLLRHTDPPPRGTPLGLYDGLPGVACVLARFGHTKRALELTERVLDEKWQRLGSSLHGGLAGLGLALEQLADDTGERRLHSAAVEAARLLARRLDEPDDGTRGVNRAGLLHGATGSALLFLRLYERHGDPALLDLADRALARDLAHCVRDSAGTWQVDEGSRVMPYLGAGSVGIGMVLDDFLGHRPDHEGFATAREGILPAARMRYYAQPGLFQGRAGMLLHLSRTTAPGVTEADRTAQLTGLGWYGMTYQEGLAFPGDQMMRLSMDLATGTAGCLLATGAAVGTGPGGVSPSLPFLAPPAHRSATPPSGAAARDNAPAPGGPQTGLRGGGRTEAQPSL from the coding sequence ATGGACAAGCGGTATGAGATTTTCTGTCTCGCGGACCCGTATTTCTACGAAACACCCGACCGCTTGTCGGACTCCGCGTCACGCGCCGCGACAGACGACGCGGGAAGGCGGTCCGACGAGTCGGCCGCCGACCGTTCCGCGGATCCGGGTGCATTTCCGGTAGCGTGCCGCCCCGTCCCCGCCGGCTGGCGGCAGACCCGGTCCGGCGACTGGCTGGAGCTGCGCCCGGTGGCAGGGGAATTCCCGTTGCAGGGCTGGAAGATTCACGCCTCGGCAACTCTCGACAACGCGGACGAGATCGGCACGGCGATCTGGGACCACTGCGTACCCCGCGGAATTCCCTTCAAATTCGTGCCGCACCGCACCCTCCTGTACCTGCGCAACGCCAAATACGCCGGACGCGGCACGAGCGGCAAATTCGCCACGATATACCCGGCCGACGAGAAACAACTCGAGGATATTCTGCGTGAGCTGGGCGAGAGCCTGGCGGGCCGGCCGGGGCCCTACATCCTGACCGATCTGCGCTGGCGCACCGGACCGCTGTACGTGCGGTACGGCGGCTTCGCACCGCGCTTCTGCGTCGACGGCCAGGGCAGGCTCGTACCGGCGGTGGAGGACGCGCAGGGCCGGCTCGTCCCGGACCGCAAGGACCCCGCCTTCCGGGTGCCCGAAGGGGTGACGCTGCCCGCCTTCCTCCAGCCGGAGCTGGCGGCGCGCGACGCGGCCACCGTGCGGGACCTGCCCTACCGGATCGAGCGGGCGCTGCACTTCTCCAATGGCGGCGGCGTGTACGGCGGTGTCGACACCCGGGACGGGAGCCGGGTCGTGCTCAAGGAGGCCCGGCCGCACGCCGGACTCGCCGCCGACGGCGCCGACGCGGTGGCGCGGCTGGAGCGCGAGAAGGCCGCGCTCGACCGGCTCGCCGGGCTGCCGGTGGTACCGGCCGTCCGGGACTGGTTCGAGCTGGACGGACACCGGTTCCTCGTGATGGAGGAGCTCGCGGGGCAGACTCTCAACTCCTTCTTCGCCAGACGCCATCCGCTGCTGAGCTCCGACCCCGACCCGGAAGCACTCGCCCGGCACACCGAGTGGGCGCTGCGCATGCACCGACTGGTGGAGGACGTCGTCGCGGCGGTGCACGAGCGGGGCATCGTCTTCAACGACCTGCACATGTTCAACATCATGGTGGCGCCCGACGAGCAGTCCGTCGCACTGCTGGACTTCGAGGCGGCCGCACCCGCCGAGGACGACCCGCGCCAGATCGTCGCCCACCCCGGATTCATCGCCCCGGCCGACCGCGCACGCTACGAGATCGACCGCTACGCACTGGCGTGCCTGCGGCTCGCGCTGTTCGTCCCGATGACGACACTGCTGGCAGTCGACCGCTCCAAGGCGGCGCACCTGGCCGAGATCGCCGCCGAGCAGTTCCCCGGCATCCCGCGGGAGTTCCTGGCCGAGGCCGTCGCCACCATCGAAGGCACCGGTACCGGCAGCACCCCCGCCGCACCCTTCGGCACCCGGTCCCCCGCGGCTCCCGCGCCCGAGGACTGGCCTGCGGCCCGCGACGCGATGGTGCGGGCGATCCTCGCCTCGGCCACCCCCGAGCGCGACGACCGGCTCTTCCCCGGCGACGTCGCGCAGTTCAACGACGGCGGAGGGCTCGGACTGGCGCACGGCGCCGCCGGAGTGCTGCACGCACTCGCGGAGACGGGCGCCGCCCGCTTCCCGGAGGGCGAGGAATGGCTGCTGCGGCACACCGACCCGCCGCCGCGCGGCACCCCGCTGGGGCTCTACGACGGACTGCCCGGAGTCGCCTGCGTACTGGCCCGCTTCGGCCACACCAAGCGGGCGCTGGAGCTGACCGAGCGGGTGCTGGACGAGAAGTGGCAGCGACTGGGCAGCTCACTGCACGGCGGCCTCGCCGGTCTCGGTCTCGCGCTGGAGCAGCTCGCGGACGACACCGGTGAGCGGCGGCTGCACTCGGCCGCCGTCGAAGCAGCCCGGTTGCTGGCGCGGCGGCTGGACGAACCCGACGACGGCACCCGCGGAGTCAACCGGGCCGGACTGCTGCACGGTGCCACCGGATCCGCGCTGCTGTTCCTGCGGCTGTACGAGCGGCACGGCGACCCCGCGCTGCTCGACCTGGCGGACCGCGCGCTCGCCCGCGACCTGGCGCACTGCGTCCGGGACAGCGCGGGGACCTGGCAGGTCGACGAGGGCAGCCGGGTGATGCCGTACCTGGGTGCGGGCAGCGTGGGCATCGGCATGGTGCTCGACGACTTCCTCGGCCACCGGCCGGACCACGAGGGCTTCGCGACCGCGCGGGAGGGCATCCTGCCCGCGGCACGGATGCGCTACTACGCGCAGCCCGGGCTCTTCCAGGGCCGCGCCGGGATGCTGCTGCACCTCAGCCGGACCACCGCGCCCGGTGTCACCGAAGCCGACCGGACGGCGCAGCTCACCGGACTCGGCTGGTACGGGATGACGTATCAGGAGGGACTCGCCTTCCCCGGCGACCAGATGATGCGGCTCTCGATGGACCTGGCGACGGGCACCGCGGGCTGCCTGCTCGCCACGGGTGCCGCCGTCGGCACCGGGCCCGGCGGGGTCTCGCCGAGCCTGCCGTTCCTGGCACCACCGGCGCACCGCAGCGCCACACCGCCGTCCGGAGCGGCCGCGCGCGACAACGCGCCGGCGCCCGGCGGCCCACAGACCGGCCTCCGGGGCGGGGGCCGTACCGAAGCACAACCGTCCCTGTAA
- a CDS encoding SapB/AmfS family lanthipeptide: MALLDLQTMEPEERTGGGDDSSASLLLCDKLSSHSALLCL; encoded by the coding sequence ATGGCCCTTCTGGACCTGCAGACCATGGAGCCCGAGGAGCGCACCGGCGGCGGCGACGACAGCAGCGCCAGCCTCCTCCTGTGCGACAAGCTCAGCTCCCACAGCGCGCTTCTGTGCCTGTGA
- a CDS encoding ABC transporter ATP-binding protein: protein MTHAPSAPGRGSAPARGHSPVSGPPAGPVRRTPADRLLLAAGRPHLWRTLALFATATGAALAALALPAALGRTLDLLLAGGVADEAEAGRWLACCAALTAVSVALDAADTVLTGTLTSRTTARLRTRLAGHLLAMGPHRAGRFSHGDLVTRCTGNAAHAGTAPGSVASALAALVTPVGALAALAVLDLRLAAVFVAGTPLLVLLLRAFSRSSTDCVTRYQEAQAQLAGRLVEALTGARTIAAGGLREREQARVLEPLARLSAHGHRMWHVQGRATAQAAVLVPLLQVAVVAVGGLLLSQGALSVGGLVAAARYAVLAAGVGTLVGQLNALVRGRTAARRLAEVLEVPAMATGHRAAPEHAAGGAPGRLELRGVRASYAGEPVLHGVDLEVPGGATVAVVGRSGAGKSLLAAVAGRLAEPDAGQVLLDGTDLAELDPAALRQVVGFAFERPVLFGSTVGDALAAGIPAGCEGREARVRAAARAACADGFVRTLPHGYDTPCAQAPLSGGEIQRLGLARALAQDSRVLVLDDATSSLDTVTEWKVTQALADAGGPGGARTRLVVAHRASTAARADLTAWLDGGRIRALAPHRQLWEQPGYRSLFGSGSDDD, encoded by the coding sequence GTGACTCACGCACCCAGTGCTCCCGGGCGGGGTTCTGCCCCCGCCCGGGGGCACTCCCCTGTCTCCGGGCCGCCGGCCGGCCCGGTCCGCCGCACTCCCGCGGACCGGCTGCTGCTCGCCGCGGGACGGCCGCACCTGTGGCGCACCCTGGCGCTGTTCGCCACGGCGACCGGCGCTGCGCTCGCCGCGCTCGCACTGCCCGCGGCCCTCGGCCGCACCCTCGATCTGCTGCTGGCCGGCGGGGTGGCAGACGAAGCCGAAGCGGGCCGCTGGCTCGCCTGCTGCGCAGCGCTGACCGCCGTCTCGGTGGCGTTGGACGCGGCCGACACCGTGCTGACCGGAACTCTCACCTCCCGCACCACGGCTCGGCTGCGCACCCGGCTGGCCGGCCATCTGCTCGCGATGGGACCGCACCGTGCGGGCCGCTTCAGCCACGGGGACCTGGTCACCCGCTGCACCGGAAACGCCGCCCACGCGGGCACGGCGCCCGGCAGCGTCGCCTCGGCGCTGGCCGCGCTGGTCACCCCGGTGGGTGCGCTCGCGGCCCTCGCGGTGCTCGACCTGCGGCTGGCCGCCGTCTTCGTCGCCGGCACCCCGCTGCTGGTGCTGCTGCTGCGCGCGTTCTCCCGCTCCTCGACCGACTGCGTGACCCGCTACCAGGAGGCCCAGGCGCAGCTCGCCGGTCGGCTCGTGGAGGCACTGACCGGAGCCCGCACCATCGCGGCCGGCGGTCTGCGCGAACGTGAACAGGCCCGGGTACTGGAACCGCTGGCCCGGCTGTCCGCGCACGGCCACCGGATGTGGCACGTCCAGGGCCGGGCGACCGCGCAGGCCGCCGTGCTGGTGCCGCTGCTCCAGGTCGCAGTGGTCGCGGTCGGCGGACTGCTGCTGAGCCAGGGGGCGCTGAGCGTGGGCGGTCTGGTGGCCGCCGCCCGGTACGCGGTGCTGGCGGCGGGCGTCGGAACCCTCGTCGGGCAGCTCAACGCGCTGGTACGCGGCCGTACCGCGGCACGGCGGCTGGCGGAGGTCCTGGAGGTGCCCGCCATGGCGACAGGGCATCGGGCGGCCCCGGAGCACGCCGCGGGCGGCGCACCCGGACGGCTGGAACTGCGCGGTGTGCGCGCCTCCTACGCGGGTGAGCCGGTGCTGCACGGCGTGGACCTGGAGGTGCCCGGCGGCGCCACGGTCGCGGTGGTCGGCCGGTCGGGAGCGGGCAAGTCGCTGCTGGCGGCCGTGGCCGGACGGCTCGCCGAACCGGATGCCGGGCAGGTGCTGCTGGACGGTACCGACCTGGCCGAGCTGGATCCGGCGGCCCTGCGGCAGGTCGTCGGCTTCGCCTTCGAACGCCCGGTGCTCTTCGGCTCCACGGTCGGCGACGCGCTCGCGGCCGGGATCCCCGCCGGATGCGAGGGGCGCGAGGCCCGGGTCCGCGCGGCGGCCCGCGCGGCCTGCGCCGACGGGTTCGTGCGGACCCTGCCGCACGGCTATGACACGCCCTGCGCGCAGGCCCCGCTCTCCGGCGGCGAGATCCAGCGGCTGGGGCTGGCCCGCGCGCTCGCCCAGGACAGTCGGGTGCTCGTGCTGGACGACGCCACCTCCAGCCTGGACACGGTGACCGAATGGAAGGTGACCCAGGCGCTGGCGGACGCGGGCGGCCCCGGCGGGGCACGGACCCGGCTGGTCGTCGCGCACCGCGCCTCGACCGCCGCCCGCGCGGACCTGACCGCCTGGCTGGACGGTGGCCGGATCCGTGCGCTGGCTCCGCACCGGCAACTGTGGGAACAGCCCGGCTACCGGTCCCTCTTCGGCAGCGGGAGCGACGATGACTGA
- a CDS encoding ABC transporter ATP-binding protein, whose amino-acid sequence MTEPAAAHPGAAPVEAVGTGAAARQAPHRRGRHRAPRGLGRAGMRFLLRRPRVLLGLAGWSVLEAAHTFALGFALARALDDGFLADHPAVGLGWLGVAAAGLVVGAWGTARVYRQVAALAEPLRDELVRRVVGRGLYEAVAAAGAPGRAADDAAGTGLVSRLTHQVEIARDSFAGLVMVSRSFLFTVIGAVSGLLALAPVLLLVVVPPLVAGLAVFAGTLGPLARRQRDFLVADEELAREAGTTVRALRDVTACGAQEPVRRSVMEKVTVERQTADALAHWGVARALALGLGGRLPVVLLLVLTPWLLRQGVSAGALAGALTYLTQALLPALQSLVHGLGGAGARFAVVIGRLREGAPDGPPAAGPQTPGVPGARAAAAPRGARRAAPALELRGVTFAYGPAAEPVLAGLDLTVPAGGRLAVVGPSGAGKSTLALLVAGVLRPSGGEIRLHGRPALPPLPEGAPQPARRPPPAVEQRVLIPQESYVFTGSVRENLSCLLPDGAAVPGPALLDAAEAVGADALVRRLGGIEGPVDPAALSAGERQQLALARSYLSPAPLVVLDEAGSHLDPAAEEVAERAFIRRGGALMVIAHRISSALRADRVLVLDGERTCCGTHAELLERSGLYRDLAAGWAPPSRV is encoded by the coding sequence ATGACTGAGCCCGCGGCGGCACACCCCGGGGCAGCCCCGGTGGAGGCGGTCGGCACCGGGGCCGCGGCCCGGCAGGCACCGCACCGGCGAGGCCGGCACCGGGCGCCGCGCGGACTCGGACGGGCCGGGATGCGTTTCCTGCTGCGGCGCCCGCGGGTGCTGCTGGGGCTGGCAGGCTGGTCGGTGCTGGAGGCGGCGCACACCTTCGCACTGGGATTCGCCCTCGCACGGGCCCTGGACGACGGCTTCCTGGCGGACCACCCGGCCGTGGGCCTGGGATGGCTGGGCGTCGCCGCCGCCGGGCTGGTCGTGGGGGCCTGGGGCACGGCACGGGTCTACCGGCAGGTCGCGGCGCTCGCCGAACCGCTGCGGGACGAACTGGTGCGCCGCGTGGTGGGCCGCGGGCTGTACGAGGCCGTGGCCGCCGCCGGGGCTCCGGGGCGGGCCGCGGACGACGCCGCGGGTACCGGACTCGTCTCCCGGTTGACGCACCAGGTGGAGATCGCCCGGGACAGCTTCGCGGGGCTGGTGATGGTCTCGCGCTCGTTCCTGTTCACCGTGATCGGCGCGGTCTCCGGGCTCCTGGCCCTGGCGCCGGTACTGCTGCTGGTCGTCGTACCGCCTCTGGTGGCCGGGCTCGCGGTGTTCGCGGGGACGCTGGGTCCGCTCGCCCGCCGGCAGCGGGACTTCCTGGTGGCGGACGAGGAACTGGCGCGGGAGGCGGGCACGACGGTGCGGGCGCTGCGGGACGTGACCGCCTGCGGGGCCCAGGAGCCGGTGCGACGATCCGTGATGGAGAAGGTGACGGTGGAGCGACAGACCGCCGACGCGCTCGCGCACTGGGGAGTGGCCCGGGCGCTGGCGCTGGGCCTGGGCGGACGGCTGCCCGTGGTGCTGCTGCTGGTGCTCACCCCGTGGCTGCTGCGGCAGGGCGTGAGCGCCGGGGCGCTGGCCGGGGCGCTCACCTACCTCACCCAGGCGCTGCTGCCCGCGCTGCAGAGCCTGGTGCACGGCCTGGGCGGAGCCGGAGCCCGCTTCGCGGTGGTGATCGGCCGGCTGCGGGAAGGAGCACCGGACGGGCCGCCGGCCGCGGGCCCGCAGACGCCCGGCGTACCCGGGGCCCGAGCGGCGGCCGCCCCCCGCGGAGCGCGCCGCGCGGCTCCCGCGCTGGAGCTGCGGGGGGTCACCTTCGCCTACGGCCCGGCGGCCGAGCCGGTACTCGCCGGGCTCGATCTGACGGTCCCCGCGGGCGGGCGGCTGGCGGTCGTCGGCCCCAGCGGTGCGGGAAAGTCCACGCTGGCCCTGCTGGTGGCCGGAGTGCTGCGGCCGTCGGGCGGCGAGATCAGGCTGCACGGCAGACCGGCCCTGCCGCCGCTGCCGGAGGGGGCTCCGCAGCCGGCCCGCCGGCCGCCCCCAGCGGTGGAGCAGCGGGTACTCATCCCCCAGGAGTCCTACGTCTTCACCGGCAGCGTGCGGGAAAACCTGAGCTGCCTGCTGCCGGACGGCGCTGCCGTGCCGGGACCGGCGCTGCTGGACGCCGCCGAGGCGGTGGGGGCGGACGCGCTCGTGCGGCGGTTGGGCGGGATCGAGGGGCCGGTGGACCCGGCGGCGCTCTCGGCGGGTGAGCGGCAGCAGCTCGCGCTGGCCCGCTCCTATCTGTCGCCGGCCCCGCTGGTCGTCCTGGACGAGGCGGGCAGCCATCTGGACCCCGCTGCCGAGGAGGTGGCCGAGCGCGCCTTCATCCGGCGCGGCGGGGCGCTGATGGTGATCGCGCACCGGATCAGCTCGGCCCTCCGTGCCGACCGGGTGCTGGTGCTGGACGGCGAGCGTACCTGCTGCGGGACCCATGCCGAGCTGCTGGAGCGCTCCGGGCTCTACCGGGACCTGGCAGCGGGCTGGGCTCCGCCCTCGCGGGTGTGA
- a CDS encoding response regulator transcription factor translates to MIRVLLVHDVRILRCALAALVGREPDMAIEAAPAKDAMRLARTLTADVCVVDADVTKRSPLDELAGYSRTGAARTADATQRLLVLVSQHCPGALRRALDVGARGFVCKDALPEQLVTGIRRVAAGERFVDNALAGTFLRASEAPLSERELTVLSAAAEGASVGEIARHLGLSTGTVRNYMSAITRKTGARNRVDAIRISQGAGWL, encoded by the coding sequence GTGATCCGGGTACTGCTGGTGCACGATGTCCGCATACTCCGCTGCGCGTTGGCCGCTCTGGTCGGCCGGGAGCCCGACATGGCCATCGAGGCCGCACCCGCCAAGGACGCGATGCGGCTGGCGCGGACGCTGACCGCCGACGTGTGCGTCGTGGACGCCGATGTGACCAAGCGGTCGCCGCTGGACGAGCTGGCGGGGTACTCCCGGACCGGAGCCGCACGGACCGCCGACGCGACCCAGCGGCTGCTGGTGCTGGTGAGCCAGCACTGCCCTGGAGCCCTGCGGCGCGCGCTGGACGTGGGAGCGCGCGGATTCGTGTGCAAGGACGCGCTGCCCGAGCAACTGGTGACCGGCATACGAAGAGTCGCCGCCGGCGAGCGCTTCGTCGACAACGCGCTCGCCGGCACCTTCTTACGCGCCTCGGAAGCCCCGCTGAGCGAACGGGAACTGACCGTGCTCTCGGCGGCGGCCGAAGGCGCGTCCGTCGGCGAGATCGCCCGGCATCTGGGGCTCTCCACCGGTACCGTTCGCAACTACATGTCCGCCATCACGCGGAAGACGGGCGCACGCAACCGGGTGGACGCCATCCGCATCTCCCAGGGAGCCGGCTGGCTCTGA
- a CDS encoding DUF5709 domain-containing protein has protein sequence MTGDGRDIPAEEDVTIEDAAELRPGPVAGREPGERLERGHWQPPVESDPPPRVAGDEGGGFDTSFLTPQAEAEQEHAGPADPGAEPEDEGIPDLQDGAPMQQRSSDPQQEAVPGDTPTAVTRAAPTPAEMRAGESLDERLAEEEPEESEGKVVSGPPDDLAGALRADLEAAPPRRQDVYGREEGESEGLSPEERALRAVDEDEM, from the coding sequence ATGACGGGAGACGGCAGGGACATTCCCGCGGAGGAGGACGTCACCATCGAGGACGCCGCCGAGTTGCGGCCCGGTCCCGTGGCGGGCCGGGAGCCGGGTGAGCGCCTGGAGCGCGGCCACTGGCAACCGCCCGTGGAGTCCGATCCTCCGCCGCGCGTCGCCGGGGACGAGGGCGGCGGGTTCGACACCTCGTTCCTGACCCCGCAGGCCGAGGCCGAGCAGGAGCACGCGGGCCCCGCCGACCCGGGCGCCGAACCCGAGGACGAGGGCATCCCCGACCTGCAGGACGGAGCGCCGATGCAGCAGCGGTCCAGCGACCCGCAGCAGGAGGCGGTACCCGGCGACACTCCGACCGCCGTGACGCGCGCCGCTCCCACTCCGGCGGAGATGCGTGCGGGCGAGTCGCTGGACGAGCGGCTCGCGGAGGAAGAGCCCGAGGAGTCCGAGGGGAAAGTGGTCTCCGGTCCGCCCGACGATCTCGCGGGAGCGCTCCGCGCCGACCTCGAGGCGGCGCCGCCCCGCCGCCAGGACGTCTATGGCCGGGAGGAGGGGGAGAGCGAGGGGCTCTCTCCCGAGGAGCGCGCTCTGCGGGCGGTGGACGAGGACGAGATGTGA
- a CDS encoding DNA polymerase ligase N-terminal domain-containing protein produces MSGEDDALRTYRGKRRFDRTAEPAGGPSESGGRPRYVVQIHDATRLHFDFRLEWDGVLKSWSVPKGPSTDPHDKRLAMPTEDHPLEYRTFEGVIPAGEYGAGPVLVWDEGTYEPLSSDFGKALEKGHISFRTHDGKLRGDWALSRFRGGEDGEREAWLLVKKNDRHASARGTPDPWRVRSARSDRTLKQVAREATEEWTREDGRS; encoded by the coding sequence ATGAGTGGCGAGGACGACGCGCTGCGGACCTACCGCGGCAAGCGGCGCTTCGACCGGACGGCGGAGCCGGCGGGCGGGCCGTCGGAGAGCGGCGGTCGGCCGCGCTACGTGGTGCAGATCCACGACGCGACCCGGCTGCACTTCGACTTCCGGCTGGAGTGGGACGGCGTACTCAAGTCCTGGTCGGTGCCCAAGGGCCCCTCCACGGATCCGCACGACAAACGGCTGGCCATGCCCACCGAGGACCATCCGCTGGAGTACCGCACCTTCGAGGGCGTCATCCCGGCGGGAGAGTACGGTGCCGGGCCGGTCCTGGTCTGGGACGAGGGCACCTACGAGCCGCTCTCCAGTGACTTCGGCAAGGCGCTGGAGAAGGGGCACATCTCCTTCCGCACGCACGACGGCAAGCTGCGGGGCGACTGGGCCCTCTCCCGCTTCCGCGGCGGGGAGGACGGCGAGCGCGAGGCGTGGCTGCTGGTCAAGAAGAACGACCGGCACGCCTCCGCGCGCGGTACGCCCGACCCGTGGCGCGTCCGCTCGGCCCGCAGCGACCGCACCCTCAAGCAGGTCGCCCGGGAAGCGACCGAGGAGTGGACCCGGGAGGACGGCCGGTCGTGA
- a CDS encoding NUDIX hydrolase: MTSTPRTPATTSAPASAPALGAPTAAAGSLPQDELAAYLAAHPAPAAAVDAVIRDERGDLLVVDPVYKADWDLPGGMVDDEGLVDGLVRELREELQPPALRVGRLLAVDNVPAAVYGRALTACVYAVHLPHPVSVHDLRLQRDELRAAAFLPPNEALARLPERLRRRTAAALAAEHGAHTAHLLDGHPAPLGEGDRRALLPGPAVAAAALVTDAAGRILVLDAEEAGDAWGGGAPCRLPGALVTATETPAASAARALNTHLGDAAGLTVGRLLAVDSTLCPSGGRTLLAHLFEAHTLVPLHRTVGHWLTPDDAARFLPPHEARLLSTAPGRTRGAPDRTRGLPPQR, encoded by the coding sequence ATGACGTCGACACCCCGTACGCCTGCCACCACCAGCGCACCCGCGTCCGCCCCGGCCCTCGGGGCACCCACCGCCGCGGCGGGATCCCTCCCCCAGGACGAGCTGGCCGCCTACCTCGCCGCGCACCCGGCCCCGGCCGCGGCCGTGGACGCGGTGATCCGCGACGAACGCGGCGACCTCCTGGTGGTCGACCCGGTCTACAAGGCGGACTGGGATCTGCCCGGCGGCATGGTCGACGACGAGGGCCTGGTCGACGGCCTGGTACGGGAACTCCGGGAGGAACTGCAGCCCCCCGCACTGCGCGTCGGCCGGCTGCTCGCCGTCGACAACGTGCCCGCCGCGGTCTACGGCAGGGCGCTCACCGCCTGCGTGTACGCCGTCCACCTGCCGCACCCGGTGAGCGTGCACGACCTGCGACTGCAGCGGGACGAGTTGCGGGCGGCCGCGTTCCTTCCCCCGAACGAGGCCCTGGCGAGGCTGCCCGAGCGGTTGCGGCGCCGCACGGCCGCCGCCCTCGCCGCCGAGCACGGCGCTCACACGGCGCATCTGCTGGACGGCCACCCGGCCCCCCTCGGCGAAGGAGACCGCCGCGCCCTGCTGCCCGGACCGGCGGTGGCCGCCGCGGCCCTGGTCACGGATGCTGCGGGCCGGATTCTCGTGCTCGACGCCGAGGAAGCGGGGGACGCCTGGGGCGGGGGCGCCCCCTGCCGACTGCCCGGGGCCCTGGTGACGGCGACGGAAACCCCCGCTGCAAGCGCGGCGCGGGCCCTGAACACCCATCTGGGCGATGCGGCGGGACTCACCGTGGGGCGGCTGCTGGCCGTCGACAGCACCCTGTGCCCCTCAGGCGGCCGCACCCTGCTGGCCCACCTGTTCGAAGCCCATACGCTCGTCCCACTTCACCGCACCGTCGGCCACTGGCTCACCCCCGACGACGCCGCCCGGTTTCTCCCCCCGCACGAGGCCCGCCTGTTGAGCACCGCGCCCGGCCGGACCCGCGGCGCGCCGGACCGCACGCGGGGGCTGCCGCCGCAGCGGTGA
- a CDS encoding class I SAM-dependent methyltransferase encodes MTSLTRAMSFNTAPDRYAAFRPFYPPALFELVEELSGIPLAGARIADVGAGTGISATQLVQRGADVVAVEPGEGMAAWFRKSLPDIPLVRGDANALPLADGSRDLVTYAQAWHWAEPHRAVPEAMRVLRPGGSLAVWWNLTAHDVPWIGAQAERITRHTGVSSPPLNQVGDLGALRRAGLDGLRLSHRHTRWSRTVPLDLHLGNLASHSGFLVMPEQATRDFLDAERTRLRALFPDEQVEEVYVVDLLVARRD; translated from the coding sequence GTGACCTCTTTGACCCGAGCGATGTCGTTCAACACGGCGCCCGACCGCTACGCCGCTTTCCGGCCGTTCTACCCACCCGCGCTGTTCGAGCTGGTCGAGGAGCTCTCGGGGATACCCCTGGCGGGAGCCCGGATCGCCGATGTCGGGGCCGGCACCGGCATCTCCGCCACGCAGCTCGTGCAACGCGGTGCCGACGTGGTGGCGGTGGAGCCCGGCGAGGGCATGGCAGCGTGGTTCCGCAAGAGCCTGCCGGACATACCGCTGGTGCGCGGGGACGCCAACGCGCTGCCCCTCGCGGACGGGTCCCGCGACCTGGTCACCTACGCGCAGGCATGGCACTGGGCGGAGCCGCACCGGGCGGTCCCCGAGGCGATGCGCGTGCTGCGGCCGGGCGGATCGCTCGCCGTCTGGTGGAACCTCACCGCGCACGACGTGCCGTGGATCGGTGCGCAGGCGGAGCGCATCACCCGCCACACGGGCGTCTCCTCCCCGCCCCTGAACCAGGTCGGTGACCTCGGCGCGCTCCGCAGGGCCGGCCTCGACGGGCTCCGGCTGTCCCACCGCCACACCCGGTGGAGCCGCACCGTCCCGCTCGACCTCCATCTGGGAAATCTGGCCAGCCACTCGGGGTTCCTGGTCATGCCCGAGCAGGCCACCCGCGACTTCCTGGACGCCGAACGCACCCGGCTGCGCGCGCTCTTCCCGGACGAGCAGGTGGAGGAGGTCTACGTGGTCGACCTGCTGGTGGCGCGCCGCGACTGA